From Bacteroidales bacterium, the proteins below share one genomic window:
- a CDS encoding PKD domain-containing protein — protein sequence MDCIGTAQTFTITVNPNGQVNDPADQVVCNGDLTNAVIFTTNNTVGTTTYNWTNDLTSIGLAASGTGDIAAFTAINTGTAPVVATITVTPTFSNGSVDCIGTAQTFTITVNPNGQVNDPADQVVCNGDLTNPVIFTTNNTVGTTTYNWTNDLTSIGLAASGTGDIAAFTAINTGTAPVVATITVTPTFSNGSVDCIGTAQTFTITVNPNGQVNDPADQVVCNGDLTNPVIFTTNNTVGTTTYNWTNDLTSIGLAASGTGDIAAFTAINTGTAPVVATITVTPTFSNGSVDCIGTAQTFTITVNPNGQVNDPADQVVCDGDLTNAVIFSTNNTVGTTTYNWTNDLTSIGLAASGTGDIAAFTAINTGTAPVVATITVTPTFSNGSVDCIGTAQTFTITVNPNGQVNDPADQVVCNGDLTNPVIFTTNNTVGTTTYNWTNDLTSIGLAASGTGDIAAFTAINTGTAPVVATITVTPTFSNGSVDCIGTAQTFTITVNPNGQVNDPADQVVCDGDLTNAVIFTTNNTVGTTTYNWTNDLTSIGLAASGTGDIAAFTAINTGTAPVVATITVTPTFSNGSVDCIGTAQTFTITVNPNGQVNDPIDQVVCNGDLTNPVIFTTNNTVGTTTYNWTNDLTSIGLAASGTGDIAAFTAINTGTAPVVATITVTPTFSNGSVDCIGTAQTFTITVNPNGQVNDPTDQVVCNGDLTNAVIFTTNNTVGTTTYNWTNDLTSIGLAASGTGDIAAFTAINTGTAPVVATITVTPTFSNGSVDCIGTAQTFTITVNPNGQVNDPADQVVCNGDLTNAVIFTTNNTVGTTTYNWTNDLTSIGLAASGTGDIAAFTAINTGTAPVVATITVTPTFSNGSVDCIGTAQTFTITVNPNGQVNDPTDQVVCSGDLTSNVVFTTINTGGTTTYNWTNDLPSIGLAASGTGNIPAFNAMNTTTAPVVATITVTPTYTYGGEDCIGISQTFTIRVNPSGLITNLADQVVCNGSLTNAVVFATNNTGGTTTYTWTNTEPGIGLPSSGTGNIPSFTAINNGTTPVVAMITVTPTFTSGSYNCPGTPQTFTITVNPLGQVNVPVDYVVCNGNLTAAVIFSTNNTGGTTTYNWTNNQPSIGLPANGTGNLPIFLAVNTGTSPLVAIITVTPVFSNGGIDCQGALQTFTITINPTAQVIDPVDQVVCNGSNTTTVIFGTNNTGGTTTYNWINTDPGIGLAVSGTGDIAAFTAINTGLLPVVATITVTPTFTNGGVGCTGPSQTFTITVNPAGQVIDPADQVVCQGGLTNAVVFSSNNTGGTVIYNWTNSQPGIGLPSSGTGNINAFTAINNGLSPIIATITVTPIFSSGSVSCPGNPQVFTITVNPAGHVNAPIDQVVCNNTLTSSVVLSTNNSGGVTTYNWINDQPSIGLPASGTGDIPIFNATNSGFSPVIATITITPVFSNGGVSCSGNTEAFTITVNPSGNVVDPVDQVVCNGNLTSSVIFTTNNSGGITTFNWTNNTTSIGLPASGTGDIFAFAAINTTSTPITASIIVIPTFSNGGVSCNGPAETFTITVNPTGQVNDPVDQTKCHGELTDPVVFNTVNSGGVTTYTWTNSNPAIGLPASGTGNISSFAPINAGGAIAVAVITVTPHFTNGGITCDGPAQTFSITVFPIFLVGSVENDQSICYNAVPAELIGTPPTGGNTPYSYQWQYSIDYGINWYDVSPNGTGLNYQPGALTQTTMYRQVQSSFSGCGSLTTNEITIEVRIPTAYAGPNDTICGMQPYTLSYATANHALNYTWTTSGTGTFTGQYSLIATYFPTPADMANGSVILTLTIEDICGNTVEDHMTLTLGQEPASFFSYSTPTCNNYAIQFMDQSSVSNGYIRTWIWDFGDGTTDTIHFPNSPNIGHVFANPGPSFFVKLKVITSLGCTDEFQQVVTLLQAPVANFYFSNIGCENEPVQFTNASQINGSVGLQPFSWNFGDPTTGVSNVSNLEDPTHLFSDSGTYIVRLIVVNYNNCLDTIIKEVHIDPAPAVEYTYDISCMNEPVYFNPDTNVMNVNSISTWLWDFGDGITSHIRNIAHVFLSPGNYQVSLTVTDTAGCSNEIVHEVVIDPLPIAHFDAGSTNCADSTVHFNELSSTSSGYIVRWEWDFGDGTTAVVLHPNDPNVSHTYALQGSYPVSLTVIQSDSCTNTETQTIIIYPHPVSNFDFVSPACDNNPVSFLDLSQSNGGGNIVQWQWNFGDPNSGVSNTSPLQNPEHDFTTAGQFVVTLTTTTSNGCIDTYFDTVVIKSRPNVDFTYESNCQNSEVQFHPDPIVMNVGAIANWSWNFGDGGTSTLQSPAHTFSTTGQFIITLTVEDTAGCTNTIIKPIQVVPQPYSDFTTSQPTCNETAIQFTSLASTPSGYIVRWTWNFGDGNIVTVNNIGNPNVSHTYTNYGTFNASLTIKTSDSCTQIMVKPIVVSPVPLANFSFTAGCVNQPVTFNDLSQSGTGSMASWFWNFGDPTTGNANFSTQQNPTHTFSTASSSFTVSLMVTNSVGCYDTVIHVVNTTPVPGVDFSYSEGCSNDTTSFISSTFVNTATTTEWLWSFGDGITSTEMDPIHVYVATGTYIVQLTITDNNGCQNTKTHTLIITAPPVALFQPSAERCAGSPISFSDLTNPMGGDLSTWFWDFGDGTTIMVNDPASASVEHTYSAPGNFIVILRVTTTQGCEDDTQQTLTIAPNPLAFFTYTNLCEDTAVSFTGVPGQNGGSAIIGYVWNFGDPASGISNTSTLQNPYHVYINPGLYQVSLIEINAEGCTDSITQPVIIRAQPQVDYSWNSTCLGTETYFTVNPTTTQIPAVAVFHWDFGDGSYSNIQDPVHLFSSATTYIVTLTITDTTGCVNSRTYPVNISPKPNALFSFNSGCLNSMVQFEDESFTPNGEPITAWRWDFGVTTATNDTSSLQNPVWIYTSAGFYNVSLIVSTGGICMDTIISTIQVFGVPTAAFQYTAAPCNNGTVYFQDSSYSQQATITSWYWVFEPGQFSTLQDPVYHFTSQDTCHTVMLVVTDMRGCIDTLVKQVCTPTTLLATFTYTPTCELDTTYFSPVLLSPAGDSLVSFNWNFGEPSSGINNTSTLRNPSHYYSEAGTYTVILQTKDKFDCEAQKILFVVVKPLPIAAFTHIEGICDSIIIFNKPTGSSNINKWHWDFGDGTTRDLSGIHPDTIQHKFPDIGPFSVKLTVTNSNFCSNDVENPVFVKPCLQAHLSSLGDTICQYQVNEFIDQSTSGIGITSWRWTFGDGDTLTYTTLQNPIRHQYDSTGLFNVRLLVSTQIDGVMVQDSADFSVLVQPTPTAAFTTKNECFGVPIQFNNSSLNNNTLITSYSWQFGDNSPSDTAFHSLHLYAQPGNFNVKLIIENNLGCSDTATLPVSVYSIPKPDFSITNACLNKLAHFENLTPVEFAILDSVRWEFNNGNILVESFETDPNLIFTEKGTYLVNLYVKDINGCEASIDTTMQIYPGPRSGFTYSETMENNEVYLTMINESRGAQFDTLNYHWDLINANYSQYVYQSEAENAVFRLPDYPINVNDYYDNDEYYTLSLITTNKYGCMDTLTRDYLYKGLFVPTAIAPANFNSALRVFQPQGKGLKSYQIEVFDRWGNLLWSSTDLQNGMGDIGVGEEYSHPGPGWDGRYNDEFVEIGVYVWKVHAVFKDGSVWQGVNAGEDKDLSGFVYGTLMVIR from the coding sequence GTGGATTGCATCGGAACAGCTCAAACATTTACCATTACCGTGAATCCGAACGGACAGGTGAATGATCCTGCCGACCAGGTGGTATGCAATGGAGATCTGACGAATGCGGTCATTTTCACCACCAATAATACCGTTGGAACAACCACCTACAACTGGACCAATGACCTGACCTCCATCGGCCTGGCTGCAAGCGGAACAGGGGATATTGCAGCTTTTACAGCTATTAATACCGGGACTGCGCCGGTTGTTGCAACGATCACAGTTACCCCTACCTTCTCAAACGGGAGTGTGGATTGCATCGGTACAGCTCAAACATTTACCATTACAGTGAATCCGAACGGACAGGTGAATGATCCTGCTGACCAGGTGGTTTGTAATGGAGACCTGACGAATCCAGTCATTTTCACCACCAATAATACCGTTGGAACAACTACTTACAACTGGACCAATGACCTGACCTCCATCGGCCTGGCTGCCAGCGGAACAGGGGATATTGCAGCTTTTACAGCTATTAATACCGGGACTGCGCCGGTTGTTGCAACAATCACTGTTACACCTACCTTCTCAAACGGGAGTGTGGATTGCATCGGAACAGCTCAAACATTTACCATTACCGTGAATCCGAACGGACAGGTGAATGATCCTGCCGACCAGGTGGTTTGTAATGGAGACCTGACGAATCCAGTCATTTTCACCACCAATAATACCGTTGGAACAACCACCTACAACTGGACCAATGACCTGACTTCCATCGGCCTTGCTGCCAGTGGAACAGGGGATATTGCAGCTTTTACAGCTATTAATACCGGGACTGCGCCGGTTGTTGCAACAATCACCGTTACCCCTACCTTCTCAAACGGGAGTGTGGATTGTATCGGAACAGCTCAAACATTTACCATTACTGTGAATCCAAACGGACAGGTGAATGATCCTGCCGACCAGGTGGTTTGCGATGGAGATCTGACGAATGCGGTCATTTTCAGCACCAATAATACCGTTGGAACAACTACCTACAACTGGACCAATGACCTGACTTCCATCGGTCTGGCTGCCAGCGGAACAGGGGATATTGCAGCTTTTACAGCTATTAATACCGGGACTGCGCCGGTTGTTGCAACGATCACAGTTACACCTACCTTCTCAAACGGGAGTGTGGATTGCATCGGAACAGCTCAAACATTTACCATTACCGTGAATCCTAACGGACAGGTGAATGATCCTGCCGACCAGGTGGTTTGTAATGGAGACCTGACGAATCCAGTCATTTTCACCACCAATAATACCGTTGGAACAACTACTTACAACTGGACCAATGACCTGACTTCCATCGGCCTGGCTGCAAGCGGAACAGGGGATATTGCAGCTTTTACAGCTATTAATACCGGGACTGCACCGGTTGTTGCAACAATCACTGTTACCCCTACCTTCTCAAACGGGAGTGTGGATTGCATCGGAACAGCTCAAACATTTACCATTACCGTGAATCCGAACGGACAGGTGAATGATCCTGCCGACCAGGTGGTATGCGATGGAGATCTGACGAATGCAGTCATTTTCACCACCAATAATACCGTTGGAACAACCACCTACAACTGGACCAATGACCTGACTTCCATCGGCCTGGCTGCCAGCGGAACAGGGGATATTGCAGCTTTTACAGCTATTAATACCGGGACTGCGCCGGTTGTTGCAACGATCACAGTTACACCTACCTTCTCAAACGGGAGTGTGGATTGTATCGGAACAGCTCAAACATTTACCATTACCGTGAATCCGAACGGACAGGTGAATGATCCGATTGATCAGGTGGTTTGTAATGGAGACCTGACGAATCCAGTCATTTTCACCACTAATAATACCGTTGGAACAACCACCTACAACTGGACCAATGACCTGACTTCCATCGGTCTGGCTGCCAGCGGAACAGGGGATATTGCAGCTTTTACAGCTATTAATACCGGGACTGCGCCGGTTGTTGCAACGATTACAGTTACTCCTACCTTCTCAAACGGGAGTGTGGATTGCATCGGAACAGCTCAAACCTTTACCATTACTGTGAATCCGAACGGACAGGTGAATGATCCTACTGACCAGGTGGTTTGTAATGGAGACCTGACGAATGCGGTCATTTTCACCACCAATAATACCGTTGGAACAACCACCTACAACTGGACCAATGACCTGACCTCCATCGGCCTGGCTGCAAGCGGAACAGGGGATATTGCAGCTTTTACAGCTATTAATACCGGGACTGCGCCGGTTGTTGCAACGATCACTGTTACACCTACCTTCTCAAACGGGAGTGTGGATTGTATCGGAACAGCTCAAACATTTACCATTACTGTGAATCCGAACGGACAGGTGAATGATCCTGCCGACCAGGTGGTATGCAATGGAGATCTCACGAATGCGGTCATTTTCACCACCAATAATACCGTTGGAACAACTACTTACAACTGGACCAATGACCTGACTTCCATCGGCCTGGCTGCAAGCGGAACAGGGGATATTGCAGCTTTTACAGCTATTAATACCGGGACTGCGCCGGTTGTTGCAACGATCACTGTCACCCCTACCTTCTCAAACGGGAGTGTGGATTGCATCGGAACAGCTCAAACATTTACCATTACCGTGAATCCGAACGGACAGGTGAATGATCCAACTGACCAGGTAGTATGTAGCGGGGACCTGACAAGTAATGTTGTCTTTACCACTATTAATACAGGTGGAACCACTACTTACAACTGGACCAATGATTTACCATCCATAGGCCTTGCGGCAAGCGGAACAGGTAATATTCCAGCATTTAATGCAATGAATACAACCACAGCACCCGTTGTTGCTACCATCACAGTAACTCCAACTTATACTTATGGAGGAGAAGATTGTATCGGAATCTCGCAAACTTTTACCATCCGGGTAAATCCGAGCGGATTGATTACCAATCTTGCCGACCAGGTGGTTTGTAATGGAAGCCTCACCAATGCGGTTGTGTTTGCTACCAACAATACCGGAGGAACTACTACCTATACCTGGACCAATACTGAACCAGGCATTGGACTACCCTCATCCGGGACAGGTAACATCCCTTCATTTACTGCAATAAATAACGGAACTACCCCGGTTGTTGCAATGATAACAGTGACCCCTACCTTTACCAGCGGAAGCTATAATTGTCCGGGGACTCCACAAACCTTCACCATTACAGTGAATCCACTTGGCCAGGTAAATGTTCCGGTTGATTATGTGGTTTGTAATGGTAATCTGACCGCTGCTGTTATCTTTTCAACTAACAACACAGGAGGAACAACCACGTACAACTGGACAAATAATCAGCCCTCTATTGGCTTGCCGGCTAATGGAACTGGTAATCTACCTATCTTTTTAGCTGTAAATACTGGCACCTCACCACTTGTAGCCATTATTACAGTTACTCCGGTGTTCTCAAATGGAGGAATTGATTGCCAGGGGGCACTTCAAACCTTCACAATTACAATAAATCCGACTGCCCAGGTAATTGACCCTGTTGACCAGGTGGTGTGTAATGGAAGCAATACCACTACAGTAATCTTCGGGACCAATAATACCGGGGGAACAACTACCTACAATTGGATAAACACCGATCCTGGTATTGGTCTGGCCGTAAGCGGAACCGGTGATATTGCTGCCTTTACTGCAATAAACACAGGTTTACTCCCAGTTGTGGCAACAATTACCGTAACACCGACTTTCACGAATGGTGGTGTTGGTTGTACCGGTCCTTCCCAAACATTTACCATTACTGTGAATCCGGCGGGGCAGGTGATTGACCCTGCAGACCAGGTGGTTTGCCAGGGAGGCCTTACCAATGCTGTCGTTTTTAGTAGCAATAATACTGGTGGAACAGTGATCTATAACTGGACTAACAGCCAGCCCGGGATTGGACTTCCATCTTCCGGAACCGGTAATATCAATGCTTTTACTGCCATCAACAATGGCCTTTCTCCAATAATAGCCACTATAACAGTAACCCCAATTTTTTCAAGCGGATCAGTAAGTTGTCCGGGCAACCCACAAGTATTCACAATTACAGTGAATCCGGCAGGACATGTAAACGCTCCGATTGACCAGGTAGTTTGTAATAATACCCTCACAAGTTCAGTAGTGCTTTCAACCAATAATTCAGGTGGAGTTACCACTTATAACTGGATTAATGATCAGCCATCAATTGGATTGCCTGCCAGTGGAACCGGAGATATTCCAATTTTCAATGCAACCAATTCAGGATTCAGTCCGGTCATAGCAACCATTACCATCACTCCAGTATTCTCAAATGGCGGGGTTTCATGTTCCGGGAATACTGAAGCCTTCACAATTACTGTGAATCCATCAGGTAATGTAGTTGATCCCGTCGACCAGGTTGTCTGCAATGGAAATCTCACCTCAAGTGTGATCTTTACCACCAATAATAGTGGTGGAATCACCACTTTCAACTGGACGAATAATACGACTTCTATTGGTCTTCCGGCAAGCGGAACCGGCGACATTTTCGCATTTGCAGCAATAAATACAACCTCCACTCCCATTACAGCAAGTATCATTGTAATACCCACTTTCTCAAACGGAGGGGTAAGCTGTAATGGTCCGGCAGAGACTTTTACCATTACAGTGAATCCAACAGGCCAGGTTAATGATCCTGTTGATCAAACCAAGTGTCATGGTGAATTAACAGATCCTGTTGTATTCAACACTGTAAATTCAGGAGGTGTAACAACTTATACCTGGACCAATAGTAATCCTGCCATAGGACTTCCTGCCAGCGGAACAGGCAATATTTCTTCCTTTGCGCCGATAAATGCCGGAGGAGCCATTGCAGTTGCTGTTATTACAGTTACCCCGCATTTTACGAACGGGGGCATTACCTGTGATGGTCCGGCTCAAACATTTTCGATTACTGTATTTCCAATCTTTTTGGTAGGGTCTGTTGAAAATGATCAGAGTATCTGCTACAACGCGGTTCCTGCAGAACTCATCGGAACACCTCCCACCGGTGGGAATACCCCTTACTCCTATCAGTGGCAATATTCCATTGATTATGGTATCAACTGGTACGATGTTTCACCCAATGGAACCGGTCTGAATTATCAACCCGGTGCTTTGACCCAGACTACTATGTACAGGCAGGTTCAGAGCTCATTTAGCGGATGTGGTTCCCTTACAACCAATGAGATCACCATTGAGGTTCGTATTCCAACAGCTTATGCAGGGCCAAATGATACTATTTGCGGCATGCAACCCTATACATTGTCATATGCCACAGCAAATCATGCTTTGAACTACACCTGGACAACTTCAGGTACGGGTACTTTCACAGGGCAATACTCCCTTATTGCCACCTATTTCCCAACACCTGCTGATATGGCTAATGGGAGTGTAATTCTCACTTTGACTATAGAGGACATTTGCGGGAATACTGTGGAAGATCATATGACACTTACCCTTGGACAAGAGCCTGCATCATTCTTTTCATACAGCACTCCAACTTGTAACAATTACGCGATTCAATTCATGGATCAGTCGAGTGTGAGCAATGGATATATCCGAACCTGGATCTGGGATTTTGGCGATGGAACCACGGATACCATACATTTCCCGAATAGTCCGAATATTGGCCATGTTTTTGCTAATCCCGGCCCTTCATTCTTCGTAAAACTTAAAGTGATCACCTCCCTGGGGTGTACTGATGAATTCCAACAGGTTGTAACCCTGCTGCAAGCCCCGGTAGCCAATTTCTATTTTTCGAATATCGGTTGTGAAAACGAACCCGTTCAATTTACCAATGCCTCACAGATTAACGGTTCAGTAGGACTTCAACCTTTCTCATGGAATTTTGGGGATCCAACAACAGGGGTTAGCAATGTGTCGAACCTGGAAGATCCGACCCACCTGTTTTCTGATTCAGGAACCTATATTGTCAGGCTCATCGTAGTCAATTATAACAATTGCCTTGATACAATCATCAAAGAGGTTCATATTGATCCGGCCCCGGCAGTTGAATATACGTATGACATCAGTTGTATGAATGAGCCTGTTTATTTCAATCCCGATACCAATGTGATGAATGTGAACAGCATTTCAACCTGGCTCTGGGATTTTGGAGACGGGATTACTTCACATATCAGGAATATTGCACATGTTTTTCTATCACCCGGGAATTACCAGGTATCGCTAACAGTAACGGATACTGCAGGATGTAGTAATGAAATCGTTCATGAAGTAGTGATTGATCCATTACCGATTGCTCATTTTGATGCCGGTAGCACCAATTGCGCGGATTCTACTGTACACTTCAATGAGTTATCTTCCACTTCATCAGGATACATTGTGAGATGGGAATGGGATTTTGGTGATGGAACAACGGCTGTGGTTCTTCATCCAAATGACCCCAATGTAAGTCATACCTATGCCCTTCAGGGATCCTACCCTGTTTCTCTGACGGTAATTCAATCCGACAGTTGCACCAATACTGAAACACAGACTATTATCATCTATCCTCACCCTGTTTCAAACTTCGATTTCGTAAGCCCGGCCTGTGATAACAACCCGGTATCCTTCCTTGATCTGTCGCAAAGCAATGGAGGAGGGAATATTGTACAATGGCAATGGAATTTCGGTGATCCCAACTCGGGAGTTTCTAATACCTCACCTTTACAGAATCCTGAGCATGACTTCACTACTGCAGGGCAATTTGTGGTTACACTTACCACAACAACCTCTAACGGATGTATAGATACCTACTTTGATACAGTTGTTATTAAATCAAGGCCCAATGTTGATTTTACCTATGAAAGCAATTGCCAGAATTCAGAGGTTCAGTTTCACCCGGATCCGATAGTAATGAATGTTGGAGCCATTGCTAACTGGAGCTGGAATTTCGGAGATGGCGGAACATCAACACTACAATCACCGGCTCATACCTTCAGTACCACCGGTCAGTTTATCATTACCCTAACCGTTGAGGATACAGCAGGATGCACGAATACCATTATTAAGCCTATCCAGGTTGTTCCACAACCCTATTCTGATTTCACAACCAGTCAACCTACCTGCAATGAAACCGCCATTCAGTTTACCAGCCTGGCAAGCACTCCTTCGGGCTATATTGTACGCTGGACCTGGAATTTCGGAGATGGAAATATTGTAACCGTAAATAATATTGGCAACCCCAATGTTTCACATACCTATACCAATTACGGGACATTCAATGCATCCCTAACGATAAAGACCAGTGACAGTTGCACACAAATCATGGTGAAACCCATTGTGGTATCGCCTGTACCATTGGCTAATTTTTCCTTTACTGCAGGATGTGTGAATCAACCGGTTACTTTCAATGATCTCTCACAGAGTGGAACCGGAAGTATGGCATCATGGTTCTGGAATTTCGGAGATCCTACTACAGGAAATGCTAACTTTTCAACCCAGCAAAACCCGACCCATACTTTTTCAACCGCCAGTTCTTCTTTCACCGTTAGCCTGATGGTTACCAATAGTGTCGGATGTTATGATACAGTAATTCATGTAGTGAATACAACTCCTGTTCCCGGCGTTGATTTCTCTTATTCTGAGGGCTGCTCGAATGATACAACCTCCTTCATCAGTTCAACATTTGTAAATACTGCAACTACAACTGAATGGCTTTGGAGTTTCGGAGATGGGATCACCTCAACAGAGATGGATCCAATCCATGTTTATGTCGCCACAGGCACATATATCGTTCAATTAACTATTACCGATAACAATGGCTGCCAGAACACAAAAACACATACACTGATCATAACAGCCCCACCGGTTGCCTTATTCCAGCCTTCCGCTGAGCGTTGTGCCGGAAGTCCTATTTCATTCAGCGACCTGACGAATCCAATGGGAGGAGACCTTTCCACGTGGTTCTGGGATTTTGGAGATGGTACCACAATAATGGTTAATGATCCTGCCAGCGCTTCCGTTGAACATACCTATTCAGCCCCCGGCAATTTTATTGTAATACTGCGTGTTACAACCACCCAGGGATGTGAAGATGATACACAACAGACATTAACCATTGCACCCAATCCATTAGCCTTCTTTACTTATACAAATTTATGTGAAGATACAGCTGTGAGTTTTACCGGGGTACCCGGACAAAATGGAGGATCAGCCATTATTGGATATGTGTGGAATTTTGGGGATCCGGCATCCGGAATAAGCAATACATCCACACTACAGAATCCTTATCATGTCTATATCAATCCTGGACTATACCAGGTCAGCCTGATTGAAATCAATGCCGAAGGATGCACTGACAGTATAACTCAGCCTGTTATCATTCGGGCCCAGCCACAGGTGGATTATTCGTGGAATAGTACTTGCCTTGGAACAGAGACCTATTTCACTGTCAATCCTACTACCACGCAAATCCCGGCAGTTGCCGTTTTCCACTGGGATTTTGGAGATGGTTCCTATTCGAATATCCAGGATCCGGTGCACCTCTTTTCCTCAGCCACTACATACATTGTAACCCTTACCATTACTGACACTACAGGTTGTGTGAACTCCAGGACCTATCCTGTAAATATCAGTCCGAAACCTAACGCCCTCTTCAGTTTCAATAGTGGCTGCCTGAATTCAATGGTTCAGTTTGAAGATGAATCGTTCACACCAAACGGAGAGCCAATTACAGCCTGGAGATGGGATTTCGGTGTAACAACAGCTACAAACGATACCTCAAGCCTGCAAAATCCTGTATGGATATATACATCAGCCGGATTTTATAATGTAAGCCTGATCGTCTCAACCGGAGGAATTTGCATGGATACTATCATATCCACCATCCAGGTGTTTGGAGTACCTACTGCTGCCTTCCAGTATACAGCAGCTCCCTGTAATAATGGAACTGTATATTTCCAGGATTCCTCTTACAGTCAACAGGCTACTATCACCAGTTGGTACTGGGTGTTTGAACCGGGACAGTTTTCAACCCTGCAGGATCCTGTTTATCATTTCACTTCTCAGGATACCTGTCATACTGTGATGCTTGTAGTAACCGATATGAGGGGATGTATTGACACCCTTGTAAAACAGGTTTGCACACCAACCACTCTTCTTGCAACCTTTACCTATACCCCGACCTGTGAACTTGATACCACCTATTTCAGCCCTGTATTGTTAAGTCCGGCAGGTGATTCACTGGTTTCATTCAACTGGAACTTTGGGGAACCCTCTTCTGGAATCAATAATACCTCCACTTTGAGAAATCCGTCACATTATTACAGTGAAGCCGGAACTTATACTGTGATCCTTCAGACAAAAGATAAATTTGACTGTGAAGCCCAGAAAATTTTGTTTGTAGTCGTGAAGCCATTACCCATTGCAGCATTTACTCATATTGAAGGAATTTGTGACAGCATTATCATCTTCAATAAACCTACCGGAAGCAGTAATATCAATAAATGGCACTGGGATTTCGGGGATGGCACTACCAGAGATTTGTCGGGAATCCATCCTGATACCATTCAGCATAAATTTCCCGACATAGGACCCTTCTCTGTGAAACTTACAGTAACCAATTCCAATTTCTGTTCAAATGATGTTGAAAATCCCGTATTTGTCAAACCTTGTCTGCAGGCTCATTTGAGCAGTCTGGGTGACACCATTTGCCAGTATCAGGTCAATGAGTTCATTGATCAGAGCACAAGCGGGATTGGAATCACTTCCTGGAGGTGGACCTTTGGTGATGGGGATACACTTACTTACACCACGTTACAGAATCCGATCAGGCATCAGTATGACTCCACCGGTTTATTCAATGTAAGGTTGTTGGTTTCCACTCAAATTGATGGAGTGATGGTGCAGGATTCTGCGGATTTTTCAGTGCTGGTTCAACCGACACCTACTGCAGCATTTACAACAAAGAATGAGTGTTTTGGTGTTCCCATTCAGTTTAACAATTCATCCCTGAATAATAATACCTTAATCACCTCATATTCATGGCAGTTTGGTGATAATAGCCCTTCAGATACCGCGTTCCATTCGTTACATTTATATGCTCAGCCTGGCAACTTCAATGTGAAGCTGATCATTGAAAACAACCTGGGATGTTCTGATACAGCAACATTGCCAGTAAGCGTTTATTCCATTCCAAAGCCTGATTTCAGCATTACAAATGCCTGTTTAAATAAGCTGGCTCATTTTGAAAACCTGACCCCGGTGGAATTTGCAATTCTAGACTCTGTGAGATGGGAATTCAATAATGGTAATATCCTGGTTGAATCTTTTGAAACAGACCCGAACCTGATTTTTACTGAAAAAGGTACCTACCTGGTGAACTTGTATGTTAAAGATATCAATGGCTGTGAAGCATCCATCGATACAACTATGCAGATTTATCCCGGCCCGAGGAGTGGTTTCACCTATTCGGAAACCATGGAAAATAACGAGGTTTACCTTACCATGATCAATGAATCCCGAGGGGCTCAATTTGATACACTTAACTACCACTGGGATTTGATCAATGCCAACTACAGTCAGTATGTATACCAATCAGAAGCAGAAAATGCGGTATTCCGTTTACCGGATTATCCTATTAATGTAAACGATTACTATGATAATGATGAGTACTATACCTTAAGCCTTATTACAACAAATAAATATGGTTGTATGGATACCCTGACCAGGGATTATTTATATAAAGGCTTGTTTGTCCCTACTGCAATTGCGCCTGCAAACTTTAATTCCGCACTCAGGGTATTCCAGCCCCAGGGAAAAGGATTGAAGAGTTACCAGATTGAAGTATTCGATCGCTGGGGTAACCTTTTATGGTCAAGTACTGATCTGCAGAATGGGATGGGTGATATCGGCGTTGGAGAGGAATACTCACACCCGGGACCCGGATGGGATGGCAGGTATAATGATGAATTTGTTGAAATTGGCGTATATGTTTGGAAAGTGCATGCTGTCTTTAAAGATGGAAGTGTGTGGCAGGGTGTAAATGCCGGTGAAGACAAAGATCTTTCAGGTTTTGTTTATGGGACTTTGATGGTGATTCGTTAG